From a single Cyprinus carpio isolate SPL01 chromosome A3, ASM1834038v1, whole genome shotgun sequence genomic region:
- the LOC109049498 gene encoding G1/S-specific cyclin-D2-like yields MSVSLWCEEEEGQHRTQSSVRAPWDPSASGLRVIQRLLQSEERYLPSPLYISLIQREPQRREELAKWTMEVCCECDCDESVFPLAVSLLDLYLSASLSLPVSPSCLAAACVLVASKLTESDTVSADTLCAAAEYHFLSSNLREMERVVLATLRWDVAAVTPQDFIPHFLRALGELRHGDAHTGDFVATLRRHSDTLVAMCVCDSRFLGTPPSLVAAATLNSALRGLRTKSAGELSVMTCALATLCQTDVVVLQCCTELIEGALRERLRNGAQEKDDDNIEEERASTPTDLREIDF; encoded by the exons atgtctgtgtctctgtggtgTGAGGAGGAAGAGGGCCAGCACAGGACTCAGTCTTCGGTCCGAGCCCCATGGGACCCCAGCGCCTCCGGACTGAGGGTTATTCAGAGACTTCTGCAGTCAGAGGAGAGATACCTGCCGTCTCCTCTCTACATCTCTCTCATCCAGAGAGAACCACAGCGCAGAGAGGAACTGGCCAAGTGGACCATGGAG GTGTGCTGTGAATGTGACTGTGATGAGTCAGTATTTCCCCTGGCTGTCTCCCTGCTGGATCTCTATCTGTCGGCCTCTCTATCCCTGCCTGTGTCTCCATCCTGTCTGGCTGCAGCTTGTGTCCTGGTGGCCTCAAAACTGACAGAAAGTGACACAGTTAGTGCAGATACGCTCTGTGCGGCAGCAGAGTACCACTTTCTCTCATCAAACCTGCGG GAAATGGAGCGTGTGGTGCTGGCGACTCTGCGGTGGGATGTGGCAGCAGTGACCCCTCAGGACTTTATCCCACACTTCCTGCGCGCTCTCGGGGAACTCAGGCACGGAGACGCGCATACAGGAGACTTTGTCGCAACGCTGCGGCGCCACAGCGATACACTTgttgccatgtgtgtgtgtgactcgcGCTTTCTGGGAACACCTCCGTCACTGGTGGCCGCGGCTACACTGAACTCTGCCCTGCGGGGGTTAAGGACCAAGAGTGCGGGAGAGCTGAGTGTCATGACCTGTGCCCTGGCCACACTCTGTCAGACTGATGTG GTGGTGCTGCAGTGCTGCACTGAGCTGATAGAGGGCGCTCTCCGGGAGAGACTGAGGAACGGAGCTCAGGAGAAAGATGATGATAATATTGAAGAGGAAAGAGCCAGCACACCCACAGACCTGAGAGAAATAGACTTTTAA
- the LOC109048950 gene encoding nucleobindin-2-like isoform X2, giving the protein MTGGFKVLLLLSLCLVVWTKPIDRNQDPPEEEKPEENADTGLYYDRYLREVIEVLETDPHFREKLQTANTDDIKNGRLSKELDLVGHHVRTRLDELKRQEVSRLRMLLKAKLDSTNAQSVQMDHASLLKQFEHLDPHNQNTFEAKDLELLIVTATKDLENFDAERHEEFKRYEMLKEHERREYLKSLDQEKREEEEKRIKELKEKHRQHPKVNAPGSVDQLREVWKETDGLDPQEFNPKTFFKLHDTNGDGVLDEQELEALFTKELEKVYDPKNEEDDMMEMEEERLRMREHVMQNVDLNHDRLVSLEEFLKSTEKKEFNNPNEWETLDDTKPVYTEEELQRFEAELQDREMELGRRAEKLRQEQELLKERSKALEAQKREYQQAVMEMSQKQKEQQALNRQPPSGPNGELQFQQEMQKLANEDSQVVKVPVNQNGVQNNLPAEPPQNLPQHTS; this is encoded by the exons ATGACTGGGGGCTTTAAGGTGCTGCTGCTTTTGTCCCTGTGTCTCGTGGTGTGGACAAAGCCAATAGATCGCAACCAGGACCCTCCCGAGGAGGAGAAACCAGAGGAGAATGCG GATACTGGTCTGTACTATGACCGTTACCTCAGAGAGGTGATTGAGGTGCTGGAGACAGACCCCCACTTCAGGGAAAAACTCCAGACTGCCAACACAGACGACATCAAG AATGGACGCCTCAGTAAGGAGTTGGATTTGGTGGGCCACCATGTGAGGACTCGCCTGGATGAGCTGAAGAGGCAAGAGGTCTCCCGCCTCAGGATGTTGCTGAAGGCTAAACTGGACAGCACCAACGCacaga GTGTTCAGATGGATCATGCCTCCTTGCTGAAGCAGTTTGAACATCTGGACCCTCATAATCAGAACACTTTTGAGGCCAAAGACTTGGAGCTGCTTATCGTCACG GCCACTAAAGATCTTGAGAATTTTGATGCAGAACGTCATGAGGAGTTTAAACGCTACGAGATGCTGAAAGAACATGAGAGGAGGGAGTACCTGAAGAGTCTGGACcaggagaagagagaggaggaggagaagagaatCAAGGAGCTGAAAGAAAAGCACCGACAACATCCTAAAGTTAACGCTCCG GGTAGCGTGGATCAGTTGCGGGAGGTCTGGAAAGAGACAGATGGGCTTGATCCACAGGAGTTCAATCCCAAGACATTCTTTAAGCTCCACG ACACGAATGGTGACGGTGTGTTGGATGAGCAAGAGCTGGAGGCCCTCTTCACAAAAGAG TTGGAGAAGGTGTATGATCCTAAGAATGAAGAGGATGACATGAtggagatggaggaggagaggctGAGGATGCGGGAACATGTCATGCAAAAC GTAGATCTCAATCATGATAGACTGGTCAGCCTGGAAGAGTTCCTCAAATCTACGGAGAAGAAAGAGTTTAACAACCCAAATGAATGGGAG ACACTGGATGATACAAAGCCAGTGTACACCGAAGAGGAGCTGCAGCGCTTTGAGGCTGAACTTCAGGATCGGGAGATGGAGCTTGGCAGAAGGGCAGAGAAATTACGACAGGAGCAGGAACTTCTTAAAGAGAGAAGCAAAGCTCTAGAAGCCCAAAAACGAGAATATCAGCAG GCAGTAATGgagatgtcacaaaaacaaaaggaGCAACAGGCACTGAACAGACAGCCTCCCTCAGGTCCTAATGGAGAGCTCCAGTTTCAACAAGAGATGCAGAAACTAGCAAATGAAGACAGTCAAG tggtgaaAGTCCCAGTCAATCAGAATGGAGTTCAGAATAACCTGCCAGCTGAGCCACCACAGAATCTGCCTCAGCACACCTCCTAA
- the LOC109048950 gene encoding nucleobindin-2-like isoform X1 has protein sequence MTGGFKVLLLLLSLCLVVWTKPIDRNQDPPEEEKPEENADTGLYYDRYLREVIEVLETDPHFREKLQTANTDDIKNGRLSKELDLVGHHVRTRLDELKRQEVSRLRMLLKAKLDSTNAQSVQMDHASLLKQFEHLDPHNQNTFEAKDLELLIVTATKDLENFDAERHEEFKRYEMLKEHERREYLKSLDQEKREEEEKRIKELKEKHRQHPKVNAPGSVDQLREVWKETDGLDPQEFNPKTFFKLHDTNGDGVLDEQELEALFTKELEKVYDPKNEEDDMMEMEEERLRMREHVMQNVDLNHDRLVSLEEFLKSTEKKEFNNPNEWETLDDTKPVYTEEELQRFEAELQDREMELGRRAEKLRQEQELLKERSKALEAQKREYQQAVMEMSQKQKEQQALNRQPPSGPNGELQFQQEMQKLANEDSQVVKVPVNQNGVQNNLPAEPPQNLPQHTS, from the exons ATGACTGGGGGCTTTAaggtgctgctgctgcttttgtcTCTGTGTCTCGTGGTGTGGACAAAGCCAATAGATCGCAACCAGGACCCTCCCGAGGAGGAGAAACCAGAGGAGAATGCG GATACTGGTCTGTACTATGACCGTTACCTCAGAGAGGTGATTGAGGTGCTGGAGACAGACCCCCACTTCAGGGAAAAACTCCAGACTGCCAACACAGACGACATCAAG AATGGACGCCTCAGTAAGGAGTTGGATTTGGTGGGCCACCATGTGAGGACTCGCCTGGATGAGCTGAAGAGGCAAGAGGTCTCCCGCCTCAGGATGTTGCTGAAGGCTAAACTGGACAGCACCAACGCacaga GTGTTCAGATGGATCATGCCTCCTTGCTGAAGCAGTTTGAACATCTGGACCCTCATAATCAGAACACTTTTGAGGCCAAAGACTTGGAGCTGCTTATCGTCACG GCCACTAAAGATCTTGAGAATTTTGATGCAGAACGTCATGAGGAGTTTAAACGCTACGAGATGCTGAAAGAACATGAGAGGAGGGAGTACCTGAAGAGTCTGGACcaggagaagagagaggaggaggagaagagaatCAAGGAGCTGAAAGAAAAGCACCGACAACATCCTAAAGTTAACGCTCCG GGTAGCGTGGATCAGTTGCGGGAGGTCTGGAAAGAGACAGATGGGCTTGATCCACAGGAGTTCAATCCCAAGACATTCTTTAAGCTCCACG ACACGAATGGTGACGGTGTGTTGGATGAGCAAGAGCTGGAGGCCCTCTTCACAAAAGAG TTGGAGAAGGTGTATGATCCTAAGAATGAAGAGGATGACATGAtggagatggaggaggagaggctGAGGATGCGGGAACATGTCATGCAAAAC GTAGATCTCAATCATGATAGACTGGTCAGCCTGGAAGAGTTCCTCAAATCTACGGAGAAGAAAGAGTTTAACAACCCAAATGAATGGGAG ACACTGGATGATACAAAGCCAGTGTACACCGAAGAGGAGCTGCAGCGCTTTGAGGCTGAACTTCAGGATCGGGAGATGGAGCTTGGCAGAAGGGCAGAGAAATTACGACAGGAGCAGGAACTTCTTAAAGAGAGAAGCAAAGCTCTAGAAGCCCAAAAACGAGAATATCAGCAG GCAGTAATGgagatgtcacaaaaacaaaaggaGCAACAGGCACTGAACAGACAGCCTCCCTCAGGTCCTAATGGAGAGCTCCAGTTTCAACAAGAGATGCAGAAACTAGCAAATGAAGACAGTCAAG tggtgaaAGTCCCAGTCAATCAGAATGGAGTTCAGAATAACCTGCCAGCTGAGCCACCACAGAATCTGCCTCAGCACACCTCCTAA